A window from Terriglobia bacterium encodes these proteins:
- a CDS encoding DinB family protein — protein sequence MAAEIVRIAEQLRRAVEGNAWHGPAVLEILQDVDAPTAAAHPIADAHSIWEILNHITVWTRAPILRLGGQAVELDGADDWPPVSDTSEASWQEAVARFRAAQQELLAKLKSMSNDELGMTVPGKNYSNSFMLYGVVQHHLYHAGQMAVLKKATKK from the coding sequence ATGGCAGCGGAAATCGTACGTATTGCCGAGCAGCTTCGTCGTGCCGTAGAAGGCAACGCGTGGCACGGGCCTGCGGTGCTGGAGATCCTCCAGGACGTGGACGCGCCCACGGCGGCGGCACATCCCATTGCCGACGCGCACAGCATCTGGGAAATCCTGAACCACATCACCGTCTGGACCCGCGCCCCGATACTCCGCCTCGGCGGACAAGCCGTCGAACTCGACGGCGCCGACGACTGGCCGCCGGTCAGCGACACCAGCGAGGCATCCTGGCAAGAGGCGGTCGCGCGCTTCCGTGCGGCACAGCAGGAGCTGCTCGCCAAGCTCAAATCGATGAGCAATGACGAACTCGGAATGACTGTGCCGGGAAAAAATTACAGTAACTCGTTCATGCTGTACGGCGTCGTGCAACATCATCTGTATCACGCTGGGCAGATGGCGGTGCTGAAGAAGGCAACGAAGAAATGA
- a CDS encoding Gfo/Idh/MocA family oxidoreductase, with product MTGQSQDLRLAVAVVGAGAFGRNHARVYHELQKRGEAVELVAIVDSDAARAEALARQFGARAYRSLQELLDTVRVDAASVAVPTVQHCAVAKALLQAGAHVLIEKPLAATLEEADDLIRAAREAGRIAQVGHLERFNPAVRATIPIVTRPMFFEVHRLSPFGPRALDVDVVLDLMIHDLDIVLSFVNSPVTEVRAVGLPILSEKVDIANVRMEFESGCVANFTASRVSTERVRKLRFFQPRQYVSVDYSRQDVLVISVDPQIQEAAASRAKGKAGMFNLEEIQRAVATHAKKALGIPPQFKIEKPKVTQQEPLQAELSSFLDAVRRRTPPVVSLEDGRRALKAALDILEAIRSHAERAKLGPIA from the coding sequence GTGACTGGCCAATCGCAAGATCTCCGACTCGCGGTAGCGGTCGTCGGCGCCGGGGCGTTCGGGCGCAACCACGCGCGCGTCTATCACGAGTTGCAGAAGCGCGGTGAGGCCGTCGAGTTGGTGGCGATCGTGGACAGCGACGCCGCCCGCGCCGAGGCCCTCGCCCGACAGTTCGGCGCGCGCGCTTACCGCTCGCTCCAGGAATTGCTCGACACCGTGCGCGTGGACGCCGCCTCCGTCGCGGTACCCACGGTGCAACACTGCGCGGTCGCCAAGGCGCTCCTGCAGGCCGGCGCGCATGTGCTCATCGAAAAGCCACTTGCCGCGACCCTGGAGGAAGCCGATGACCTGATCCGCGCCGCGCGCGAGGCCGGCCGTATTGCTCAGGTCGGCCATCTGGAGCGCTTCAATCCGGCGGTGCGCGCCACCATCCCCATCGTCACCCGGCCGATGTTCTTCGAAGTCCACCGCCTCAGCCCGTTCGGCCCGCGCGCGCTCGACGTGGACGTGGTGCTCGACCTGATGATCCACGATTTGGACATCGTGCTCTCCTTCGTCAATTCGCCGGTGACCGAGGTGCGTGCCGTCGGCCTTCCGATCCTGTCCGAGAAGGTGGACATCGCCAACGTGCGCATGGAATTCGAAAGCGGGTGCGTGGCCAACTTCACCGCCAGCCGCGTCAGCACCGAGCGCGTGCGCAAGCTGCGCTTTTTCCAGCCGCGGCAATATGTGTCGGTGGATTATTCGCGCCAGGATGTGCTGGTGATCAGCGTCGACCCGCAGATTCAGGAAGCTGCCGCCTCGCGCGCCAAAGGCAAAGCCGGCATGTTCAACCTGGAAGAGATCCAGCGAGCCGTCGCCACCCACGCAAAAAAAGCGCTGGGAATTCCGCCGCAATTCAAGATCGAGAAGCCCAAGGTCACGCAGCAAGAGCCGCTGCAGGCGGAGCTGTCATCTTTCCTCGATGCGGTTCGCCGCCGCACACCTCCGGTAGTGTCACTGGAGGACGGAAGGCGGGCGCTCAAGGCGGCGCTGGATATCCTGGAGGCGATCCGCTCGCACGCCGAGCGAGCCAAACTGGGCCCGATCGCGTGA